One Thermodesulfobacteriota bacterium DNA window includes the following coding sequences:
- a CDS encoding DUF4149 domain-containing protein has protein sequence MLTLSMFLHIVAALFWVGGMLFLTLVVAPFLMKMEDPKARSAVYQEVGSRFRFWGWVAITMLLVTGPINLYYMGVPPSKLMDPALYSTGYGKALMAKLAFVTIIVISSLLHDFWLGPGARNSRTYSTIAKVMGRSNLVTALIIIVLAVVLRNGGF, from the coding sequence ATGCTGACGCTTTCTATGTTCCTCCATATTGTCGCGGCGCTCTTCTGGGTCGGGGGGATGCTCTTCCTGACGCTCGTGGTCGCACCCTTCCTCATGAAGATGGAGGACCCCAAGGCCCGCTCCGCCGTATACCAGGAGGTGGGCAGCCGGTTCCGGTTCTGGGGCTGGGTGGCCATAACGATGCTGCTCGTTACCGGCCCCATAAACCTCTACTACATGGGCGTGCCGCCGTCGAAACTCATGGACCCCGCGCTCTACTCCACGGGCTACGGCAAGGCGCTCATGGCGAAGCTCGCGTTCGTTACCATCATAGTGATTTCGAGCCTGCTGCACGACTTCTGGCTCGGCCCCGGCGCGAGGAACTCGCGCACGTATTCGACCATAGCCAAGGTTATGGGACGGTCGAACCTCGTGACGGCCCTTATAATAATAGTCCTCGCCGTGGTCCTCCGGAACGGCGGCTTCTAA